From Oryctolagus cuniculus chromosome 17, mOryCun1.1, whole genome shotgun sequence, a single genomic window includes:
- the PLEKHM1 gene encoding pleckstrin homology domain-containing family M member 1 isoform X6, with protein MASGAAGAVSCCRWPGERIVDLGLRGACGRECPQLLCPLLWVPCDSPRELLCVEMLSVGENGLDPRAAIPVIKKKLVGSVKALQKQYVSLDTVVTSEDGDANTMCSALEAVFIHGLHAKHIRAEAGGKRKKSAHQKPLPQPVFWSLLKTVTHKHIISELEHLVFVNTDVGRCRAWLRLALNDGLMECYLKLLLQEQTRLCEYYQPSALLRDAEEAEFLLSFLQGLTSLSFELSYKSAILNEWTLTPLALSGLCPLSELEPVTTSGAELQRKESLDSISHSSGSEDIEVQHSGHKVRRNRKLTASSLSLDTASSSQLSCSLNSDSCLLQEHGSKSPDHAEEPMSYDSDLGTANADDSDRSLQEVLSEFSKAQVNSVPTRGPSQEPEIPALQASPFLHGLATSAHLHFDVPAEPPPAAASSETQDGAHKQEPLSQAPGTLDLPQLGTAQAAPAGSTSSKHPACPVKGTPRAGSQGSGQQKALEDDGAGLKLTAASPTSPKGKSWISEDDFYRPPQEPPVESAHSLVPSRGAPETRAALHRHFSQGPRKSSSLGALDKVCTPSPGARRAKAAPVQEPRNFRVVHRRQMGLSNPFRGLMKLGTVERRGAMGIWKELFCELSPLEFRLYLSDEERTCVESCSLLRCESVGPAHSDGRFELVFSGKKLALRASSQDEAEDWLDRVREALQKVRPQQEDEWVNIQYPEQPEDPPESPQGSHPSHSELLPESTALQGTHFNWSSAQVPEPDAIKESLLYLYTDRTWVPYIFSLSLESLKCFRVRNEEKMLSDSHGVETIRDVLPDTSLGGPAFFKIITAKAVLKLQAGNAEEAALWRDLVRKVLASYLETAEEAVTLGGSLDENCQEVLKFATRENGFLLQYLVAIPTEKGLDSQGCFCAGCSRQIGFSFVRPKLCAFSGLYYCDICHQDDASVIPARIIHNWDLTKRPILPSERGCMASE; from the exons GTGCCATGTGACTCTCCGCGGGAGCTGCTGTGCGTGGAGATGCTCTCAGTAGGGGAGAATGGACTGGATCCCCGGGCTGCCATCCCG GTCATCAAGAAGAAGCTGGTGGGATCCGTGAAGGCGCTGCAGAAGCAGTACGTGTCTCTGGACACCGTGGTCACCAGTGAGGACGGAGACGCCAACACCATGTGCAGTGCCCTGGAGGCTGTGTTCATACACGGCCTACATGCCAAGCACATCCGTGCTGAGGctggaggaaaaaggaagaaaagtgcCCACCAGAAGCCTCTGCCGCAGCCGGTCTTCTGGTCCCTTTTGAAAACTGTCACCCACAA acacatcatcTCGGAATTGGAGCACCTGGTCTTTGTGAACACGGACGTGGGCCGCTGCCGGGCCTGGCTGCGGCTGGCCCTCAATGACGGCCTGATGGAGTGCTACCTGAAGCTGCTGCTCCAGGAGCAGACCCGGCTATGCGAGTACTATCAGCCCTCAGCCCTGCTCCGAGATGCCGAGGAGGCTGAGTTCCTCCTTAGCTTCCTGCAAGGATTAACATCCTTATCCTTTGAACTCTCCTACAAGTCCGCCATCTTAAACGAGTGGACGCTCACCCCATTGGCCCTGTCTGGGCTATGCCCACTCTCTGAGCTTGAACCTGTCACTACCTCTGGTGCAGAACTACAGCGGAAGGAGTCTCTGGATTCAATTTCTCACTCCTCAGGCTCAGAGGACATCGAAGTCCAGCATTCGGGCCACAAGGTCCGGCGGAACAGAAAGCtcactgcctcctccctcagCCTGGACACGGCCAGTTCCTCCCAGCTGTCCTGCAGCCTAAACTCTGATAGCTGCCTACTCCAAGAGCATGGCTCTAAGAGTCCGGACCATGCTGAAGAGCCCATGTCCTACGACTCAGACCTGGGCACAGCAAATGCTGACGACTCAGACCGGTCTCTGCAAGA GGTGTTGTCGGAATTCAGCAAAGCCCAGGTAAACTCTGTGCCAACCAGGGGACCGAGCCAAGAACCAGAGATCCCCGCACTCCAGGCCTCGCCCTTCCTCCACGGCCTCGCCACCAGCGCACACCTGCACTTTGATGTGCCTGCGGAGCCCCCTCCTGCTGCAGCATCCTCTGAGACCCAAGATGGTGCCCACAAGCAGgagccgctttcccaggcacctggcACCCTGGACCTGCCACAGCTGGGCACTGCTCAGGCTGCCCCTGCAGGGAGCACTTCAAGCAAGCATCCTGCTTGTCCTGTGAAAGGGACACCCAGAGCAGGCAGCCAAGGGAGTGGCCAGCAGAAGGCTCTGGAGGATGATGGAGCTGGACTGAAGCTGACGGCTGCTTCTCCTACCAGTCCG AAAGGCAAGAGCTGGATCTCAGAAGATGACTTCTACCGGCCTCCCCAGGAGCCACCAGTAGAGAGTGCTCACTCCCTGGTGCCCTCCAGAGGGGCTCCAGAAACCAGGGCCGCTCTCCACAGGCATTTTTCTCAAGGACCAAGAAAAAGCTCCTCCCTGGGGGCACTAGACAAAGTGTGCACGCCttccccaggggccaggagagccAAGGCAGccccagtgcaggagcccaggaacttccGGGTGGTGCACCGGAGGCAGATGG GGCTGTCCAACCCATTCCGCGGCCTCATGAAGCTGGGCACCGTGGAGCGCCGGGGGGCCATGGGCATCTGGAAGGAGCTCTTCTGCGAGCTCTCCCCGCTGGAGTTCCGCCTCTACCTGAGCGACGAGGAGCGCACCTGCGTGGAGAGCTGCTCCCTGCTGCGCTGCGAGTCTGTGGGGCCGGCCCACAGCGATGGGCGCTTCGAGCTGGTCTTCTCTGGCAAGAAGCTGGCCCTGCGTGCCTCCTCACAGGATGAGGCTGAGGACTGGCTGGACCGCGTGCGGGAGGCCCTGCAGAAGGTCCGGCCTCAGCAGGAGGACGAGTGGGTGAACATCCAGTACCCAGAGCAGCCTGAGGACCCTCCTGAGTCCCCCCAGGGCAGCCACCCCTCCCACTCAGAGCTACTCCCAGAGTCTACAGCCCTGCAGGGCACACATTTCAACTGGTCGTCAGCCCAGGTTCCGGAGCCGGACGCTATTAAGGAGTCCCTTCTGTACCTGTACACAGACAGGACCTGGGTGCCCTATATTTTCTCCCTGTCCTTGGAGTCTCTGAAATGCTTCCGTGTGAGAAATGAGGAGAAGATGCTGAGTGACAGCCATGGAGTGGAGACCATTCGAGATGTCCTGCCAGACACCAGCCTCGGGGGCCCGGCCTTCTTCAAAATCATCACAGCCAAGGCCGTCCTGAAGCTGCAGGCTGGGAACGCCGAGGAGGCCGCCCTGTGGAGGGACCTGGTGCGCAAGGTCCTGGCGTCTTACTTGGAGACGGCTGAGGAGGCAGTGACACTTGGCGGGAGTCTGGACGAAAACTGCCAGGAGGTGCTGAAGTTTGCCACGCGGGAGAATGGCTTCCTGCTGCAGTACCTGGTGGCCATCCCCACGGAGAAGGGCTTGGACTCCCAGGGCTGCTTCTGTGCAG GCTGCTCCAGACAGATCGGCTTCTCCTTTGTACGACCCAAGCTCTGTGCCTTCTCTGGCCTCTATTACTGTGACATCTGCCACCAAGATGACGCCTCAGTGATCCCGGCCAGGATCATCCACAACTGGGACCTCACCAAGCGCCCG